The Deltaproteobacteria bacterium genome window below encodes:
- a CDS encoding 4Fe-4S binding protein translates to MATVFGKDQPGWFFSPHAYDYESFVKSLDKDVEYVSQYEWINAINPGKFGAAWVKKVVEGGRTCQVVTLEEALELLRIAKEANPEGSNFIGLNDTCICKRTRGGDISEPVCMLMLHAPKPEDAPSPGRHDERIPKAGENELREPYDPGDMAKMKEMLLDFERRLGLVHCVFTIHFPHVITLCNCEMPYCHSFRQRFIYGVKNSAIEGYYVISVNNDKCVGCGDCEAQCQFGVLNLDKKMGKITTMPSLCMGCGICRSVCPTGALEMVPRQRVTQLEAREPANLRAVIEQEASGK, encoded by the coding sequence ATGGCCACCGTGTTTGGCAAGGATCAGCCAGGTTGGTTCTTCAGCCCTCACGCCTATGATTACGAATCCTTTGTCAAGTCGCTGGATAAAGATGTTGAATATGTTTCTCAGTACGAGTGGATCAACGCCATCAATCCGGGAAAATTCGGGGCCGCGTGGGTCAAAAAGGTCGTTGAAGGCGGGCGCACCTGCCAGGTGGTCACCCTGGAGGAAGCTCTGGAGTTACTGCGGATCGCCAAGGAGGCCAATCCCGAGGGAAGCAATTTTATTGGCCTGAACGATACTTGTATCTGCAAAAGAACCCGGGGGGGCGATATCTCGGAACCGGTTTGCATGCTTATGCTCCATGCGCCCAAGCCCGAGGATGCGCCATCTCCGGGCCGTCACGACGAACGCATTCCAAAAGCCGGAGAAAATGAGCTTCGCGAGCCGTATGACCCCGGGGATATGGCCAAAATGAAGGAGATGCTACTGGATTTCGAGCGCAGACTCGGACTGGTCCACTGCGTGTTCACCATCCATTTCCCACACGTCATCACCCTCTGCAACTGCGAAATGCCTTATTGTCACTCCTTTCGGCAGCGGTTTATTTACGGGGTTAAAAATTCCGCGATCGAGGGTTATTACGTCATCTCCGTCAACAACGACAAATGTGTGGGGTGTGGCGACTGCGAGGCCCAGTGCCAGTTCGGCGTATTGAATCTGGACAAAAAAATGGGTAAAATCACAACAATGCCTTCCCTGTGTATGGGTTGCGGAATATGCCGTAGCGTCTGCCCGACCGGAGCCCTGGAAATGGTGCCGCGACAGCGGGTCACACAGCTGGAAGCTCGGGAACCGGCGAATCTCAGGGCCGTGATCGAACAGGAGGCCAGCGGTAAATGA
- a CDS encoding SRPBCC domain-containing protein, whose protein sequence is MEMYNFITRWEFDAPIEKVWEVLIEEEATSKLSPSFKKIQTENEASRLEIGSKTDYEVKGRLPYSLKFTLEVKELIKPRLLVVSSEGDLIGTGRWELESLGEKTKVIYYWDVGTSSFFLNLLAKLKFVKGLMIKNHDQVMAEAYENLKRAFDN, encoded by the coding sequence ATGGAAATGTACAATTTTATTACCCGGTGGGAATTCGATGCTCCTATTGAAAAGGTTTGGGAGGTACTCATCGAAGAGGAAGCCACGTCCAAGTTGTCTCCGTCTTTTAAAAAAATCCAGACAGAGAACGAAGCATCCAGGTTGGAAATCGGTTCAAAGACGGATTATGAGGTCAAAGGCCGTCTGCCTTACAGTTTGAAGTTCACCCTCGAAGTAAAAGAGTTAATAAAGCCCAGGCTGCTGGTTGTTTCGTCCGAGGGTGATCTGATAGGCACAGGTCGCTGGGAACTGGAATCATTGGGTGAAAAAACGAAAGTGATCTACTACTGGGATGTGGGCACCTCCTCGTTTTTTCTCAACCTTTTAGCCAAATTGAAATTTGTCAAAGGATTGATGATAAAAAACCATGACCAAGTCATGGCTGAGGCCTATGAAAATTTAAAAAGGGCTTTTGACAATTAG
- a CDS encoding crotonase/enoyl-CoA hydratase family protein translates to MSYQCFLVSIEDRIAHIVLNRPEKRNSMNRAFWDELPEIIEDIDNNTKARVIVISSTGPHFSSGLDVGEFITGGSAPQDEEAKRLARLGRGADFYNNVQLMQRTFSCLEECRIPVIAAIQGGCIGGGVDLVTACDLRYASEDAFLTIYEINIGMTADVGTFPRLVKLIPEGIVRELAYTGRRMPAQEAREVGLVNRVFSDQQTMLDEVMKIAREIAGKVPLAVYGCKRMINYARDHSTSDGLDYISIWNASMLQPEEMLEAITANTEKRAGNFVDLPQKRKQLRTN, encoded by the coding sequence ATGAGCTATCAGTGTTTCTTAGTCAGCATCGAGGACCGAATTGCACACATAGTGCTAAATCGGCCGGAAAAACGTAATAGTATGAATCGAGCGTTTTGGGATGAATTGCCTGAGATTATTGAAGATATCGATAATAATACCAAGGCCAGAGTTATCGTAATTTCTTCCACAGGACCGCATTTTTCATCAGGGTTGGATGTGGGTGAATTTATCACTGGCGGTAGTGCGCCACAGGATGAGGAAGCAAAACGTCTTGCCAGGCTAGGCCGCGGTGCTGACTTCTACAACAACGTGCAGCTTATGCAACGTACCTTCAGTTGTCTGGAAGAATGTCGAATTCCTGTCATTGCTGCGATCCAGGGCGGTTGCATAGGCGGCGGCGTCGATTTAGTTACCGCCTGCGACCTGCGCTACGCCAGCGAAGACGCGTTCTTGACGATTTACGAAATTAACATTGGCATGACGGCGGATGTCGGCACTTTTCCCCGGCTGGTAAAACTGATCCCGGAAGGTATCGTCCGCGAGTTGGCCTACACTGGCCGGCGAATGCCAGCCCAGGAAGCCAGGGAGGTGGGGCTTGTGAATCGCGTGTTTTCCGACCAGCAAACAATGCTCGATGAAGTGATGAAGATCGCCAGGGAGATCGCGGGTAAAGTGCCACTGGCGGTGTATGGGTGCAAACGCATGATCAACTACGCACGGGACCACTCCACAAGTGATGGCCTGGATTACATCAGCATCTGGAACGCGAGTATGCTGCAGCCCGAGGAAATGTTAGAGGCCATAACCGCTAACACCGAGAAGCGTGCGGGGAACTTTGTTGATCTTCCGCAAAAGCGAAAGCAACTGAGAACAAATTGA
- a CDS encoding nitroreductase family protein has translation MLDSERTIFDWACKQTYIPLANMMTAAAMIGIDSCLMEGFETEKVDELLASDFDIDTGKFGVSYMVAFGYREADPPVKILQLLENITKWYN, from the coding sequence TTGTTAGATAGCGAGAGAACCATATTTGACTGGGCGTGCAAACAGACCTATATACCTCTGGCCAACATGATGACTGCCGCCGCGATGATTGGGATTGATTCCTGCCTCATGGAGGGTTTTGAGACTGAAAAAGTTGACGAACTATTAGCCAGTGATTTTGATATTGACACAGGAAAATTCGGCGTATCATATATGGTTGCTTTCGGGTATCGTGAAGCGGACCCGCCGGTAAAAATCCTTCAATTATTGGAAAATATAACAAAATGGTATAATTAG
- a CDS encoding transposase, translating into MGFIVTNSILPVKEVVNIYNGRANVENRIKEGKNTLRWDKTSCHRFEANQARLKMGILAYNLLQILREFYMKGEKNGL; encoded by the coding sequence GTGGGCTTTATCGTAACCAATTCGATCCTTCCGGTTAAAGAAGTGGTGAATATTTACAATGGCCGGGCCAATGTAGAGAATCGGATTAAGGAAGGCAAGAACACTCTTCGCTGGGATAAAACAAGCTGTCACAGGTTCGAGGCAAACCAGGCTCGATTGAAGATGGGAATACTAGCTTACAACCTGCTGCAAATCCTCCGTGAATTCTATATGAAAGGCGAAAAGAACGGTTTATAA
- a CDS encoding CoA transferase, which yields MGKLPLEGIKVADFTWVWTGPTTTKVLADFGATVLRIESNKRLDVWRIQPPFKDDVPGPDRGAIFNSINTGKLSITIDLTLPKGKELAKRFVAWADIVTDNFAGGAMKRMGLDYEALKKIKPDIIMMSSALMGQTGPWHNSPGYGDQLSAISGLHEISGWPDRRPGEIGFYTDFIAPRFNALTILAALDYRRRTGKGQYLDIAQHQGGVQYMAPLLLDYVVNKRVATREGNRDDYAAPHGFYRCQGDDRWCALAVFTEEEWQSFCKVIGNPAWTKDPKFATLQKRKENEEELDRLVQEWTINQSDEDVMMQLQAAGVGAGRIGTVEDQMENDPQLKYRDFYQEQDHPEIGKYRPPRQPCVLSKTPCQIRRAPLIGEHNEYALKEILGMTDHEIEDLVVEEIIQ from the coding sequence ATGGGGAAACTACCACTTGAGGGAATAAAGGTCGCCGATTTTACCTGGGTCTGGACTGGCCCGACAACAACCAAGGTGCTTGCTGATTTTGGCGCCACGGTGCTTAGAATAGAGAGTAATAAGAGGCTTGATGTCTGGCGGATACAACCTCCTTTCAAAGATGACGTCCCGGGACCTGACCGCGGTGCAATTTTTAATTCAATTAACACCGGGAAACTCAGCATTACCATTGACCTTACCCTTCCCAAAGGCAAAGAGCTGGCCAAGAGATTTGTCGCCTGGGCCGATATTGTAACTGACAACTTTGCCGGGGGGGCAATGAAAAGGATGGGCCTGGACTACGAGGCGCTCAAAAAGATAAAGCCCGATATTATCATGATGAGTTCAGCTTTGATGGGCCAAACAGGTCCCTGGCACAACAGTCCGGGCTATGGAGATCAGTTATCAGCCATATCTGGTTTACACGAGATTTCCGGCTGGCCTGACCGGAGACCGGGAGAGATTGGATTCTACACAGACTTTATTGCCCCTCGCTTTAACGCCCTCACAATTCTCGCCGCACTGGATTATCGAAGGCGCACTGGAAAAGGGCAATACTTAGACATCGCGCAACATCAGGGAGGCGTACAGTATATGGCGCCGCTTCTTCTTGACTATGTCGTGAATAAGCGGGTCGCCACCAGAGAGGGGAACCGTGATGACTATGCGGCGCCTCATGGTTTCTACCGCTGCCAGGGGGATGACAGGTGGTGCGCTCTAGCTGTGTTCACTGAAGAGGAGTGGCAGAGCTTCTGCAAAGTTATCGGCAATCCGGCATGGACAAAGGACCCTAAGTTCGCCACTCTTCAAAAGAGGAAAGAAAATGAAGAGGAACTCGATAGGCTGGTGCAAGAGTGGACAATCAACCAATCAGACGAAGATGTGATGATGCAGCTGCAAGCGGCCGGGGTAGGCGCTGGTAGGATAGGAACCGTTGAAGACCAGATGGAAAACGACCCTCAGTTGAAGTACCGCGACTTCTACCAGGAGCAAGACCACCCGGAAATAGGGAAGTATAGACCTCCAAGGCAGCCATGTGTGCTATCGAAAACACCCTGTCAAATACGGCGGGCTCCTTTAATCGGTGAACACAACGAGTATGCCTTAAAAGAGATTCTCGGCATGACTGACCATGAAATTGAAGATTTGGTAGTGGAGGAAATCATTCAATAA
- a CDS encoding CoA transferase produces MTENADGMLSPYRVLDLTDEKALLCGKLMGDMGADVIKIERPGGDSARNIGPFYHDEVDPEKSLYWFAVNTSKRGITLDIEKTEGLNIFKELVKTADFVIESFPPGYMDKLGLGYSDLEKLNPGLIMVSIAPFGQTGPYKDFKGPDMVMWALGAGPFIRSFDSPDRPPFRVSHHSQTYFHAGTEAVVGALVALFHRGTSGEGQHVDVSIQECVNWHPTGDWDLNRRVPKRGQSLIPVRVTHIWPCKDGYVMWRYTGGPMAKRHSIPLVNWIAEEGMADDWLKNFDWDNFSHYKTTQEIIDRMEEQTINFFMTHTKVELMAGAIKYRIMLYPISSALDLSESPQLAARGFWTEVEHPELGTTIKYPGKWANNSETPPVIARRAPLIGEHNQEIFEKELGISKESLEKLRQAGVI; encoded by the coding sequence ATGACAGAGAACGCAGATGGTATGCTCAGTCCATATCGTGTCCTTGACCTGACCGATGAAAAGGCGCTTTTATGTGGCAAGTTAATGGGTGATATGGGTGCTGATGTTATCAAGATTGAGAGACCGGGGGGTGATTCTGCTCGGAATATCGGTCCTTTCTATCATGATGAAGTTGATCCAGAGAAAAGCCTTTACTGGTTCGCCGTGAATACCAGTAAGAGGGGAATAACCCTTGATATTGAGAAGACGGAAGGATTGAATATTTTTAAGGAGCTAGTGAAGACGGCTGATTTCGTCATAGAGTCATTCCCACCGGGATATATGGACAAGCTTGGTTTGGGCTACTCAGACTTAGAGAAGCTCAACCCCGGTCTAATCATGGTTTCCATTGCCCCTTTTGGACAGACAGGTCCGTATAAAGATTTCAAGGGTCCGGACATGGTAATGTGGGCGTTGGGAGCAGGCCCCTTCATACGCTCGTTTGACAGTCCTGACCGTCCTCCTTTCCGTGTAAGCCATCATTCCCAGACATACTTTCATGCCGGGACAGAAGCGGTAGTGGGAGCACTGGTAGCACTCTTTCACCGCGGAACCAGCGGAGAAGGGCAACATGTTGATGTTTCAATCCAGGAATGCGTGAATTGGCACCCCACCGGTGACTGGGACCTAAACAGAAGAGTGCCGAAGCGAGGTCAGTCTCTCATCCCTGTTCGTGTAACACATATCTGGCCCTGTAAGGATGGCTATGTCATGTGGCGCTACACGGGCGGTCCCATGGCAAAGCGACACAGCATCCCGCTCGTTAATTGGATAGCCGAAGAAGGCATGGCTGACGACTGGTTGAAGAATTTTGATTGGGACAACTTCAGTCACTATAAAACGACTCAAGAGATAATTGACCGCATGGAAGAGCAGACTATTAATTTTTTTATGACACATACCAAGGTAGAGTTAATGGCAGGGGCGATTAAGTACCGTATCATGCTCTACCCGATTAGTTCCGCCCTTGACCTGTCAGAGAGCCCCCAGCTTGCCGCCAGAGGGTTCTGGACAGAGGTAGAGCACCCGGAATTAGGGACCACTATTAAATATCCGGGCAAGTGGGCCAATAACTCGGAGACACCTCCGGTAATAGCACGTCGTGCGCCGCTTATCGGTGAGCACAACCAGGAGATATTTGAGAAGGAATTGGGTATCTCTAAGGAATCACTTGAAAAATTGAGGCAGGCCGGGGTTATTTAA
- a CDS encoding acetate--CoA ligase family protein, translating to MRELFYPNSVAVIGVSNSPTNIGRGIIFNLITFNYQGIIYQVGPKGGVFSSRRIYQSVLDIPDHIDLAVILTPARTVPDILDECGQKGIRWAVVESAGFREYGEEGQKIENEIIRVAEKWGLRFVGPNCIGVVNMENGLCSPFTPMNRTIRLGDISMISQSGGVGMSILNLMANEGLSLNKFVSVGNMLNIETEEFLSYFIEDPGTKYILLYLEGIRDGRKLMEIAKESPKPIIACKANIGQYGQNIAASHTASLSSNDRVVEAAFRQCGMVRVNDATTLGNDLKILHLPPMRGKRLAIISRSGGHAVIAADACEMSKLTLAEFPKDFLEEIEKHFRASVIKLTNPLDLGDLFDLELYGSIVERTLAHHEVDGMIFLHTSIEIIERQATRDLFQRIIELSKKYDKPVALYISTEDEEVSYLKRNINYPVFTQVVETIRALELNRRFYAEKQRFQQPEEIPSFAVEKEVAGQVLEKAMREKRDLLLHEADELLRLYGIPMVRGIPVMNKDEAIKAARELGFPVAMKIISRQISHKSDVGGVQLNLRSENGVADAYQDMTEKINQAYPDREIQGALIQPMITGGRELIMGGRQDEQFGPTVLVGLGGVFVEIFGEISVRVAPISRRDAMDMILELRGSAIFKGARGTKPSDIESAAEVLLRLSQLLCELPEVQEIDINPLRVFHEREGCIALDARIILDKD from the coding sequence ATGCGCGAGCTTTTCTACCCTAACAGCGTGGCCGTGATTGGCGTATCCAACTCCCCCACAAACATCGGCCGGGGGATTATTTTTAACCTCATTACGTTTAACTACCAGGGGATAATTTACCAGGTGGGGCCTAAAGGAGGGGTCTTTTCCAGCCGACGAATTTACCAGTCGGTCTTAGATATTCCCGACCATATAGACCTGGCCGTCATCCTGACCCCGGCCCGCACGGTTCCGGACATTCTTGATGAATGCGGCCAGAAAGGCATCCGCTGGGCGGTCGTGGAATCCGCAGGGTTTCGCGAATATGGAGAAGAGGGGCAAAAAATCGAGAATGAAATCATCCGGGTGGCGGAAAAATGGGGCCTGCGATTTGTGGGGCCAAACTGCATCGGGGTGGTTAATATGGAAAACGGCCTTTGCAGTCCGTTTACCCCCATGAACCGAACGATCCGGCTGGGAGATATCTCCATGATCTCCCAGAGCGGCGGGGTGGGCATGTCAATACTCAATCTCATGGCCAATGAAGGCCTGAGCTTGAATAAGTTCGTATCTGTGGGAAATATGCTGAACATCGAGACCGAAGAATTTCTTTCTTATTTTATCGAGGACCCTGGCACGAAATACATTCTTCTTTACCTGGAGGGTATTCGGGACGGGCGTAAGCTCATGGAGATAGCCAAGGAATCTCCCAAGCCTATTATAGCTTGCAAGGCGAACATCGGACAATACGGCCAGAACATCGCCGCTTCCCATACCGCCTCCCTGTCCAGTAACGACCGGGTCGTTGAAGCCGCCTTCCGGCAGTGCGGCATGGTGCGGGTCAACGACGCCACCACCCTGGGCAACGACCTTAAAATCCTGCACCTGCCACCCATGCGCGGCAAGCGCCTGGCCATCATCTCCCGCTCAGGCGGACATGCAGTCATTGCCGCCGACGCCTGTGAAATGTCCAAGCTAACCCTAGCGGAATTTCCCAAGGACTTCCTCGAAGAGATCGAGAAGCACTTCCGGGCCTCAGTCATTAAACTGACCAATCCCCTTGACCTCGGAGACCTTTTCGACCTGGAGCTATATGGCAGTATCGTGGAGCGCACCCTGGCCCACCATGAGGTTGATGGCATGATTTTTTTGCATACTTCTATTGAAATCATCGAAAGACAGGCAACCCGCGACCTCTTCCAGCGCATAATCGAACTATCCAAAAAATACGATAAACCCGTGGCCCTGTACATATCTACCGAGGACGAGGAAGTAAGCTACTTAAAAAGAAACATCAATTATCCCGTCTTCACCCAGGTGGTCGAAACGATCCGGGCCCTGGAGCTGAATCGGCGGTTCTATGCGGAAAAACAGCGCTTCCAACAACCCGAGGAGATCCCTTCCTTTGCAGTGGAAAAGGAGGTCGCCGGGCAGGTCCTGGAAAAGGCCATGCGGGAAAAGCGCGATCTGCTCCTCCATGAAGCGGATGAACTTCTCAGGCTTTACGGGATTCCCATGGTGCGCGGAATTCCGGTCATGAATAAAGATGAAGCCATAAAGGCCGCGAGAGAACTGGGTTTCCCGGTAGCCATGAAAATTATTTCCAGGCAGATCTCACACAAATCCGACGTCGGAGGGGTGCAGCTGAATCTGCGCAGCGAAAACGGCGTGGCCGACGCCTACCAGGATATGACCGAGAAAATTAATCAAGCATATCCCGACAGAGAGATCCAAGGAGCGCTTATTCAGCCCATGATCACCGGGGGGCGGGAGCTGATCATGGGGGGACGTCAGGATGAACAATTCGGGCCGACAGTCCTGGTTGGCCTGGGAGGTGTCTTTGTGGAGATCTTTGGTGAAATATCTGTGCGTGTGGCCCCGATCTCCAGGCGGGATGCCATGGATATGATCCTTGAACTGCGCGGTTCAGCCATCTTTAAAGGGGCACGCGGCACAAAGCCGTCGGATATTGAATCAGCCGCAGAGGTCCTTCTCCGCCTTTCCCAGCTTCTGTGCGAACTTCCTGAAGTTCAGGAGATTGATATTAACCCTCTGCGCGTTTTCCACGAAAGAGAAGGCTGCATCGCTTTAGATGCCCGCATTATTTTAGATAAAGATTGA
- a CDS encoding N-acetyltransferase has product MIEFGIHAQEEIGKVRLRKARVKDVPLIYEMLADLGQQGLLLPRSLSELYDFIRDFYVAYPNGESGALAGTCALHVCWADLGEIRSLAVNSWFQGQNLGRELIEACIEEARELGLKRLFALTYIPEYFMKFGFELIEKSELPQKIWADCFKCVKFPECDEVALARNI; this is encoded by the coding sequence ATGATTGAGTTCGGTATCCATGCTCAGGAGGAGATCGGGAAGGTGCGGCTTCGTAAAGCCCGGGTCAAAGATGTCCCATTGATTTATGAGATGCTGGCAGATTTGGGCCAACAGGGCCTGCTTCTACCTCGCTCTTTAAGTGAACTTTATGATTTCATTCGGGATTTTTATGTGGCCTACCCGAATGGGGAATCTGGGGCCCTAGCCGGGACATGCGCTCTGCATGTCTGTTGGGCTGATTTGGGAGAGATTCGTTCTCTGGCTGTCAATTCATGGTTTCAGGGACAGAACCTCGGCCGCGAGCTTATTGAGGCCTGTATTGAAGAAGCCCGGGAGCTCGGCCTGAAACGCCTTTTTGCCTTGACCTACATTCCTGAATATTTCATGAAGTTCGGTTTTGAGCTTATTGAGAAATCCGAGCTTCCGCAAAAGATCTGGGCCGACTGCTTTAAATGTGTCAAGTTTCCTGAGTGCGACGAGGTGGCGTTGGCGAGAAACATTTAA
- a CDS encoding M23 family metallopeptidase, which produces MAELDRLRQITVKQNVQIYAFAHKVQRLQQEMFKLVQNSKKLQAMTADNRDLKRAATPALGGSDSALASPRGSLKASPESLIRQLHLDLDGLLAQTSFLEQNQQKLDKQFEDVRSLLVSTPTLTPAQGWISSGFGYRLHPLTQKREFHRGLDISAPRGTPIVSPANGIVVSKTRLPGYGLMLVINHGYGIITRYGHLHKAHVKPGQKVKRGEKIATVGASGRTTGPHLHYEVVRNGIPVNPIRYLAYR; this is translated from the coding sequence TTGGCGGAGCTGGATCGTTTGCGTCAAATAACGGTCAAGCAGAACGTGCAGATTTACGCCTTTGCACACAAGGTTCAGCGCTTGCAGCAGGAAATGTTTAAGCTCGTTCAGAACAGCAAAAAGCTCCAGGCTATGACCGCAGACAACCGGGATCTCAAGCGGGCCGCCACACCGGCCCTGGGAGGTTCGGACAGTGCCTTGGCCAGCCCAAGAGGCAGCCTGAAGGCCAGCCCGGAGTCACTCATTCGCCAGCTGCACCTTGATTTAGATGGATTATTGGCCCAGACCAGCTTTTTAGAGCAGAATCAACAGAAATTAGACAAGCAGTTTGAAGACGTCAGGTCCCTCCTGGTTTCCACCCCGACTCTCACGCCTGCTCAGGGCTGGATTTCCTCCGGGTTTGGCTACCGTCTCCATCCCCTGACTCAGAAGAGGGAGTTTCATCGCGGTCTAGACATCAGCGCACCGCGAGGAACTCCGATAGTCTCTCCGGCCAATGGAATCGTCGTTTCAAAGACCAGGCTGCCTGGTTACGGGTTGATGCTTGTGATTAATCACGGTTATGGTATAATTACACGTTACGGTCACCTCCATAAGGCCCATGTAAAGCCGGGACAGAAGGTCAAAAGGGGAGAAAAAATAGCTACGGTGGGGGCCAGCGGCCGCACGACCGGCCCGCACCTCCACTACGAGGTTGTCCGTAATGGGATCCCGGTCAACCCGATCCGCTACCTGGCTTACAGATGA